The genomic region AAGTTACCAAACGAAATGTGGAAGAACCTCGATTATCGAAACGCCAGGCGACTCTGGCGAGAGAAACTGCTTAATTCTTTATTATCCGCACGAAGGTAGAGAGTTATCTGATCATGCGACACGTGCCACATCATTCGACGTTGTGCTATCATTGATTTTCGTTTGGCAAAACGTGATGGGTACCGTTCGCGGACCAAACCGATCAAATCTCCACTTTTTGTATTTCGTACGATTTTAGTGTCAAACCACTTGATTCGCGCTTATGTTCATAATCTTATCACTTTTCGGTACATTCTGTGTTAGGAAGTTAATCGCCCTGGTAAATGAGCGGTTCGCGTATCGTCCATATCAACCGAACGGAACGAAGCATTGATACGGGCAATTCGCGGGCAGGGTTTCCGTCGACGAGTAGCGGTTTGCAAGTAAACTCGCGGGCAATGTAACCCAGTTCTCAGCCGACGGTGTCGTTCAACAGGGTCGTCGGTGAACGCACTCTGTTACTCTGGTACCCGGTTCCTACCTTCGCGCTGGTCATTGGTAATACTATTATTAGTACCAGACTAAGGTAGCTTCTCGTTCTGGCCTGTTACAAAGCCGTACGGTGCCTAATCTCGGCAGATGCTCGCTTTTATCTCGTTGGATCGTCGAATAAATACTTGAAATGTTTGGTATTCGAACTTTGATAAAAACTTTTCGGTTGGCTGGCTGTTTATATTCCACTACATGCACCATTGTATATATGTACTAAACATTTACACAAGGTGGCGAGGGGAAGGAAAGGTACTTACAGTAGCGCCCGAACAGAATAAAGCTAATCGGTCGGGGTGCAATGTTTTCCTTGGTCGTTACACTGGCTTGGAGGAAGCACGTTACGCACGTTCTTACGCGGTAGGAAGAGGAGTAACAGAGGGAAGGTTGGTTTGGATAAAGATGGCCACGACAGAAGTAAACGGTGGTGAACCAGGGCTAAAATTAAATTAGCCAACTGTCAGAGAAAGAGTGACTGAGACACTTGTGATTCACCTCGAGGCTTTAAGGGTTTTATTTGGAGATGGGCCAAGGGTAACGGACTCTTCGGTTCTGTCTACGGGGGTCGAGCGTTTCATACGACCTTGAAAAATCCGACCTTTTCCAGTTTCCCTTTTCCCAGCTTCAATCATCCGATTTCTTGACCATCTTGACCTTTCACACGCCTAGGTACCAGTATGTACACGCCAAGCCTTCATACGTCATTGCCGCGAAGTCTTCCTCGTATTTAATTCGATTGCTCGCAATGCGATTATAACAACTATCACCATTATATTCAGTTAAACTCGAGCTTCAGGCTATGGAACGATTCGGCTAATTAGAAGATAAATGATGGAATTTGTAACTATCTCCTTGGAATGTGTGTACGTATGCCTGGCGCGTCTCGAAACGGATGTGTGAAATAGCTTTACGCTTTAACCGGGTTTTACGCTTGCTGATTTATTATTTTGTTGGTGTACATTTATGATTACAGAACGTAGGAGAGAGCCGAATACCGGTATCACGCGCGGCCAGGCCGTCTTTCTTTCCGAAATCAAGAGTAGTCGCAACACCGCCCCTGGTGTCCGCGCATCGTCGCTCGTTGATGCTGTCGGGCTGTTTGCTCGTCGATGCCGAGGACGAGCCCACCACTCCTAAAACGAAGTGCGGACCACGGACTGTGTCTACAACGTCGATCGAAGGTGGTATCAAATCGTCAATTTACTGCCTTTGCACGCTAATAAGATGAACTGTTCTAAGCGAGAAACGAAAGTGGCTGAGAAAGTTATGGGTAAAATTTGAAAACAGATACATGTATCAAATACTTTTGAAACGAGCCAAGTTAATGTTTGAACGGTACACAACTTTTACTTTTCTACAAAGAGTCAATATAATCATCACATTTTCTTTGTTTCTGAATCAATAGATCCGGCACACAAGACGTTCAGAATATCACCTGTATGGGATATTGACAAAGATGACGTGCAGCAGTTGGTTCACTTTGCCGAAGAGAAGAGCAACTTTTTCAGGTACAATGTAATACTTTATTGCTCCTCGTTACATTCCATCATCCACGTGTTTGGGTACATATTCTATAAATGACGCTATATTGCTCATAGTAAAGTAATATCTCCTCGATATTAACGTATTCTTCCTATAAGGTAATAAGAATACGTTTCATTACAGCTACGCTTCGGTACAATAGCTTTTACAATGGTGCAATTTAACTTTGACTAGTGTCCAGGTATTCTCCATAAAGGCACTCGCGGGAATAATAGGGACCAAATTTTAAATGCAAACACGTGACCGTTTGTGAGCGGTCAGTTATTACGAGTAACTACCTGTTCATTCTTGCTTGAGTCATCGTCATTTATAGAAATGTCCCACGTTTTCCCGAATGAGGTAAGAAAACAGGTGCGCGATAGTAAGAGATCGTATTGTCTCTATTTTCCATTGTTATTCACGCAGTTTGCTCGAGAATTCTCAGTTGAATATGATCGAGGACGCCGGCGACAGCTGCCTGTTGGAAGCATCCCTGGGCAATTATGACAACAATGCGGTGAACGCGAGCCCTCACTATTTGATGCTGAACAAGCAGAACTCGTTCGAGCACGACGAGAGTCTTGGTATATTGACACCCGACCAGATGACCGACTTCACGGTTGCACTAGAGTGCTCCAGGACCCCCTCCTGCGAAAATCTCACAGGATCAGCTGGTTCTAGAGTGGTGTTGACGCGGGCATCAGCGTCCAGGCCATCGGCGGACATCGAGCCGACAGAGGAGGCGTCCAGCGAAAGAACACCGTCGCCTGAAGAGCTACCGTTGGACCCAAAACCGACAGAGCCCGTTAGGGGCACCGTTCCTATAAGTTTCGTCACTTCTGTAACGAGCATCACCAGTCTTGAGGCTGGTTATCAAGGCGACGGTGAGAACTCGCGGCCTGCCAGTCGTGGGGCTGATCCACCGTCGGTCGCCCCCCCGCCGAATCTTCCAGCACCTTGCAGGCAAGACCCGATGACGGATTCGGATTTCTTCACGGAGAGCGACGCAGATGCATACGAGGAGATCGTGCGCGGCGACAGGAAAGCTCAGGTAATCGACGGTACATTGTTCTGCGCCCCTGGAGGACGAAGATGTCCAAGCTTCACCGGAGAAGAAATGGACTCGAGCGGGATTTACTCGGATCTAGACAAAAGACAAGACGAGCTGCATGCCCCTGAGCAGGCAGCTGAAGAAAACGAGGGCCTCACCCCGGACACCATCGACACTGAGGTCTCTCAAAGGAGCCAGCTGAGTCCGGTCAAGGCGGAAGTTATTATGGATTACTTGCAGGCGAGATCTTGTTTCAATTTTGTCCTACACTATTGAATTTTCCGTTTACGGTAAGGTTCGTTGAGACAGCTCGCGTaacaaatattgttttcagactcCTGTAAATACTCTGGACGGATCGGTTGAGGAAAACGAGTCGCCGAATATTGGCGAGGTGACGGTGATCGAGGTTACGAGGAATGGCGGCACTATGAGGCCAAAGACGCAGAGTAAAGTCGATTCAATGCCGTTGAAGAAGTACAAGATGCCTAAGAGGAACGTCGTATCGAAGATCAAGGCGATGATCGAATCGGGGCCGAAGGACGAGGGAGAAAAAGAAGCTCGTCGTACACAGAGATCGTCCAGGAAGGGTGGACGCTGGGATGCTGTTATGAGTAAAATCGAGGCCGGAAAAAACGAACAGAGAGTTAAGGGAAGGTCAGTTAGGAAAGAGGTGAAGTCGAGGATATCCCAGAGTCTTGGTCAACCATCGTCCGCGGGATCTATCCAAAAGAAAATTGGCGatacaaataataataataaagataAGAGGTGAGACATTGGTGGTCGACTATTCTTACATTTGTGAGCTTCTGCTCGTATATAGCTTTGTTAAGAAGTTCCGAATTATCAGGCGAGCACGTGGCCGGCAAGAAATGAAATCGCCGACGCAAGAAACTGCCAGAAGCTCCGTTCGAAGCTCCTTGAGCGATCTTAGCACCGGGCCCAAGGACGCGTCAAGTAAGTTAAATTAACGTTCGTTTTTACATGATCGCAAATTAAATTAAAGCTCAATGAATCCCACAGTGTTAACGATATGTCGATATTAATGAAATGTCCGTAACGCGCtctaatttaattttaattgagGGGATCGATTAACATATTATTTGCGAGCGTTTACTTATTGCCATTTATGTATTTCGATATGTGATTGATGGAGAAGCAGGCTGTAGAACAGTGATAGTCTGAACATGGGGACGGAAAGACCTTGCGGAAAACAGTGAAGCTTGAATAAATATGACGCCGACTGATTTTACAATATCGAATTATGCCTGACCGCATACCATACTCTTTGCATAAAAAAAATGACAAAAAACACAGAACCGCAAAGGTCAAGAAAACCGGTAACCTGTGTTGCTTGGTATTAAAAATAGTTAGCAATTTTTTTCATACCAATGCATAAGAAATGGAGCTTGAAACGAGAACGAGTTTTTCATTTTAAAAACGTGGATGTACATGTAAACATGTTGGTAGTTTTATGCGCATCTTTCCCAATAAAAAGGTGTCGATAATACCAACTGACCTACAGTAGCGTTAACCGGTTTTCGTCTTGCAGCAAATGATAAGAAAATGTTATATCTGCAAAAATACTTCTGACTCTTCAATCAACGTTCTTTAGGATAACGAGGATTTTCGTAGGTTTTCGTTCCACGTTATAGGGGGTCGTTTTATATAATAAAAACTAGAATTACTTTCGATCGCGGATGatcaaatgaaataaaaatcatTTTACATTTTCGACTATCACAATCGCGCGGTCATATAGAAAGACGGATATCCAGACGTTACGTTCGCGAAACTGGCTTTAATCCAAAGAAACCTGCGTATCCTTGAAACTGTCGGGGCAACAACGGATCAATTTCTGCGTCTGAATATACACGTGTGCGTGCGATTCGTCGCCAAGACGTTTCAGGGCTTGACTTAACGCGTAGGTGGTTCGTTCCGCAGAGATAGGGGCGAAGGTGGGGTTGCTCGTAAAAGTGGGCGTAGGAGGGTGTTTTGTATTGACCCGATCCAGGGGAGCGCGAAAACTTAGATGGGAAGAAGAGCGAGGGCGTCGGTGCCCCTCTTCCGGCGCCACTGGACAGTTTTGCTTCCATTGGATCGAGACTCTGCGCGCGCGAGCAACCGCAGCCACAGCAGCATCCAGTCGGCAGTCCTCGGCGGACCTCGTGCTCGCTCGGACGCTGTTTATGCACGCGTGTTGCATTTCCGGTCTTCCATCTTCCTCGCTCTTCCTTCCTTTTCGTTGACTGCTGGCTGCTGCTTCTTTTATCCCTGTCTCTCATTTcccttccctctctctttctcccaccCTTTTTCCCTCTCTCTTTTTATCCCCCGTTCACACGATCTCTTACTCTACCCCATTCGGGTCAGCGGTTTTATAGAGGGTATATACGCGAGGAGTAAAGTACGTGTGCGCGACAAAAAGAAGGATAGAAGGGAGCTGTTAGAAGCGAACAGCCGGTGCATCGTCGTCAGTGAATGCAGTAAGGTGACGGTGCAAAGTGCATCCGAAAGTTGTGTTCGTATAGAGCAAGAGTGCGAACGTCGATAGAGCTGAAAGTAATTTCCCGATGGCTGTCGCGTTATTTTTCGTCGCAGAAACTTCAACAACACCCTTCGGAAGTTCCAGCATGTAACACGGTATCATGTATTTAAGCGCTGCGAACGCGTTTGACGTGACCTGATTTTCATTCTATACATATACCTATGCTTACACGGGAGCGTTTCCTCTTATCAGATACAGAGAGAGGTACGATCGAAGAACCACCAAGCCTGTGCGAGAAGTCTGACGGGGAACCAGATTGCTTCCCAAATTAGCAACCCCGCGTCGAACTTTCGCAATATGTTATCGCACGTTCGCTTCGATCGAGGAATCTGAACCGCAACACCGAATGCCTCAAGACTGGATTTTGCCATCCCCCCCTATGGGACAGACCAATGAAAGTCTCCCGAGTTACCGTTACGGAGGGAATCTTTGGCTACGTTCCTGTGTCTACATCGAACGTTGGTGCCGGGCAAAGAATAGAGAGGGATTCAAAGTTGATCAAGGTTCTCGTTTGGTCTAAGCCTAAGTGTACATCGAGCAGGCTCACGACGAGCTTACGGGTCAACGGCACTACTGGTTTATTTCCGGCATTGCCTTTCTTCAACTGACCAGGCTTATATACCGCGCGTCCTTCGAGCCCGTCGCCAGTGGTTCGCTGGTGTCCCCACCCTTTTAGACAGGTGCACCCGGCGACCACGTGCGTTCCCAAGGCCGGCGACCACCGTTGTACACGCACCCGGACTGGATCCAACCGCTTACGCAACCGCGATCGCAGTCAGATGTTGAGCCCACATGGTTGAGGTACATCGTAGATCGTGCCGGTGAAAGACTCGACTCGTTGCGATTACGGCCCGATTCAGGTCAGCTGGAAAGGAACGAGCAACCTGCTCGAACCGAACCTGCTTCCGATCGGCGCGCGGCATCGCGCGCTTGATCTCGCGAATGGAATTTATCTCACGGGAACACCGAGTGATCACGTACGTAATGTTTCGAGAATAACGTGAACGGAACAGAACGGAACGGACTGGAACGTGGAGCGACTGGTTGTgcgaattatatttaattggtgTCGTTCGTGCGACCAGTATGGACGTCTGAAATTGCCCGGGACCCTTTCTCACGAAAGAAAATGCCTGCGTTTGATCGTGAGCGTGCACGATGCGAGTGTCCCGCGATCATGGAATCGAGCTGGATAACAGGCCTCGTCGCAGGCTCGAAGGACACAACAGGCTGAGGAATGCGCGCATCTGATAACAATTGACTAACACCACGGAATGATTCTATTGACGATGGAACGCCGTTGAAGGCAGGGTGAAAGTAAAGATACCAAAATGGGGCAGCAAGGATCGAAGGGCAGGCCGGCTCTTCGGACGGATTTCGTCAGGGATTCGGCGAAAATGCGACTCGGCAGTTTCAAGCGAGGTACGGGTCGTATAAATGGGGAACTCTTGCCTCACCTCCATTGTAATGGGCAATTTCGCACGTTACGAACGGGAACTAAAGAAAAGAGGGGAGAAACAGGCATTATACGGGTTCAACAAGCCTATTCCGTTTAATCCTTTAATCCAGTTTTACACAATAAAAATTCAGACTTTAGTGGTTCCCTCGTGAAACGATTTTCGCGCACTATAGAAGGTAGGGAGAGCCACGAATTCAACGTGGCTGTACCGGTTAACCTTTTTAATCTCGTTTCGCacgaagaagaaagaaagaaaaaggaaaaaggatgCACGTCCGTGACTATCTCTACCAGCCGTCGTCTTATTCTTCGTGGTTCATTTAACGCTAGAAAGTTCGAATGGCTACGAGGTACACGAGCGACTGGCCGACGGTGATGCATAGGCATTCGAAAAGGTAGATGGGTCGAGAATGGTTTCTCTCGAGCGAGTCTAAATCGTTACGGGGAAGGATCAAAGGTACCCTACTTTCACACCTTGCCGCGGGATTTCTCTTTTACCCTGGGTCCCCATCGATCACTGTTATTCGAGGGAATCTTTCAGAAAGTAGCTCGCTTCGTTATATCATGCTCGTTCACTCGTAACTAGCGAAACGCCGTACGGTTCATGTTATATTTCATAAGCGTGGAATATTGCGCAGAAATGTAATCACTGGCTCGGTTTAATGAATGGGTTGTGTACGTAGTATTATccattatatatatatggaaTAACGTTGAGGATAACGATCGCGGTGCTTTTATCGATTCTCAGGATCGAGTTTCGACGAATTGCTGACTCTATTCGAAGAAAAATGTGTTAGTTCCACCATATTTCCAACAAAAAGAGTTCGCTGCAATTTTAAATTGATTTCATCAAATACAAAATTGTTAGATTAATTTCAAAAAATTAAAACAGACGCGCAATATCAGGCGTGAAAGAATTAACATGCTTGAACCTAATTAATCGATGAGTAAACGCTGAAGCAAATGTAATGGCGTGTGAATACTTTTTGTAGCCCGCGGGTACGTTTGATTTACGATTAATGTCGACATTAAGGCACTAAACAGGCAAGGAAATATTACTAAACTTTATCGATTATCGCAGTGGCGTGTCCTGAATATTTACTTAGCTAGTTTctttcgcgtggcgcgcgaacgGTTTGAAACGTTGCGCGCACGAGTTCGTACAAGCCCGTTATAAATGCAGAGGCTCGTGCAGGCAACGTGCAGTCTGGTGTACATAATAAACATTTTCTTTTCCACGTCGGCTTAATCGACAGGCACGCTGTTCAAACTTGGCGTCCCCGCACGATCGCCTCGTCGGGTACGAATTCCTATGATGCGCGAAATGTTATTAAAGTTAACTACTCCACCGCTGACAAGCGAAACGAAATTCCACGGTCGATGAACTATTTGACACGTAATGCCCACGAGTTATGAAAACGCCGCTTGTTTTCGTAATTCCTCCGTTATAAATAGGCACGCAAGAACGGAGAACACGGAATCATCATTAACCTGCCGTTTACATGATAATACGTATTCACCTTTCCCTTTTCTCTTTTACTTCTTCTAATCGACGGACGTTTTAAAAATGCCTAttcgatttatttttaaacgcCGATAGACGGAGCCAGAGACAAAAAATGTTGGCACATATCCATAGTTTGAATTAAATTGAATACAATTAACTCTggatttttttaaattactaCTATTTATAAATGCGTTGTATTTTCAGAGAGATCACCGACATCGGTGAACCCACCTAGAAGACTGGTAGCAAACGGTCGTGGTAGTCAGCAAAACCGTGTCAATAGCTTCGACACGAAGAAGAACTGCGTTGAAATTTCGACCATTAATCTCGGTGAGTGTCGGAGGGTCCGGTTCACGCGCCCTAAATTGCTTGACAAGTTTGCACATATCGTAGGTCCCGCACGTGTGCGTACACGTATGTATAAATGTCTGCTGTTCGCTGATTGAACAGAGGAAACGAAAGGCCGAGGGCACCGCTGCGTGTTTCCGGTCGGAGACCTCGTGTGACAGAGTTGAGTTTTCTTATAAACGCCTGCCTCTATGCAACACTCTGTACTTGTACGCGGTAATGGGCGAACGAGTAGGGCGTTTTCAATGCCTCATATCACCAGAGTCAAGAAAAGGTTCTATTTCC from Xylocopa sonorina isolate GNS202 chromosome 2, iyXylSono1_principal, whole genome shotgun sequence harbors:
- the Toc gene encoding toucan isoform X3, giving the protein MCNVGESRIPVSRAARPSFFPKSRVVATPPLVSAHRRSLMLSGCLLVDAEDEPTTPKTKCGPRTVSTTSIEDPAHKTFRISPVWDIDKDDVQQLVHFAEEKSNFFSLLENSQLNMIEDAGDSCLLEASLGNYDNNAVNASPHYLMLNKQNSFEHDESLGILTPDQMTDFTVALECSRTPSCENLTGSAGSRVVLTRASASRPSADIEPTEEASSERTPSPEELPLDPKPTEPVRGTVPISFVTSVTSITSLEAGYQGDGENSRPASRGADPPSVAPPPNLPAPCRQDPMTDSDFFTESDADAYEEIVRGDRKAQVIDGTLFCAPGGRRCPSFTGEEMDSSGIYSDLDKRQDELHAPEQAAEENEGLTPDTIDTEVSQRSQLSPVKAEVIMDYLQTPVNTLDGSVEENESPNIGEVTVIEVTRNGGTMRPKTQSKVDSMPLKKYKMPKRNVVSKIKAMIESGPKDEGEKEARRTQRSSRKGGRWDAVMSKIEAGKNEQRVKGRSVRKEVKSRISQSLGQPSSAGSIQKKIGDTNNNNKDKRRARGRQEMKSPTQETARSSVRSSLSDLSTGPKDASKRSPTSVNPPRRLVANGRGSQQNRVNSFDTKKNCVEISTINLEKSPSATRKPITRRLTTTGNSTKQHSSTTLTKDRETKELSNTYSVTRASLETRDQAAQTDVPFDPLRVKRAEEVIEALSITVQYLAYELDAFSTPKLKKDCENMKKEWLSSCTEIENLRTRNLGIEGRLESEREDHRRALDQLREDLEARHAQQIAILEAALQEERRRCEVRLRDSLNEVTKEHRAAIMKLRAEQEAELLRKEAEFKRRSAVHDQGAALTAEVESLRSVLEIRSQENAALRSDLDNIRREIEDKEALQQRVDTLEARCEDLKAQLQCKEALERQISHDNEVLHESIHQVSKQNKRLAQRNEELQWRLRQKNEVVTVLANLTPRLSRSLGPEHVEHTLSPDKNGPQSTSMVKFMVEKGDSVSWTLEIDDEFSKPGSDLSQSLSTPPKMSRPETTPTVSRQGSLRLTPRRSSVDMRARSKSISVTDSARAEESSWTPPFNSTPLTRRRPRSDPSSSASSTSSTSSSSSGAAVTTNSVVAAAVAAAAAAAAEDCAAGQRPQEAGGEAMISEETSATSSEDESSTSSDIPPLPIQFTWGKPIK
- the Toc gene encoding toucan isoform X2 → MMAKNVGESRIPVSRAARPSFFPKSRVVATPPLVSAHRRSLMLSGCLLVDAEDEPTTPKTKCGPRTVSTTSIEDPAHKTFRISPVWDIDKDDVQQLVHFAEEKSNFFSLLENSQLNMIEDAGDSCLLEASLGNYDNNAVNASPHYLMLNKQNSFEHDESLGILTPDQMTDFTVALECSRTPSCENLTGSAGSRVVLTRASASRPSADIEPTEEASSERTPSPEELPLDPKPTEPVRGTVPISFVTSVTSITSLEAGYQGDGENSRPASRGADPPSVAPPPNLPAPCRQDPMTDSDFFTESDADAYEEIVRGDRKAQVIDGTLFCAPGGRRCPSFTGEEMDSSGIYSDLDKRQDELHAPEQAAEENEGLTPDTIDTEVSQRSQLSPVKAEVIMDYLQTPVNTLDGSVEENESPNIGEVTVIEVTRNGGTMRPKTQSKVDSMPLKKYKMPKRNVVSKIKAMIESGPKDEGEKEARRTQRSSRKGGRWDAVMSKIEAGKNEQRVKGRSVRKEVKSRISQSLGQPSSAGSIQKKIGDTNNNNKDKRRARGRQEMKSPTQETARSSVRSSLSDLSTGPKDASKRSPTSVNPPRRLVANGRGSQQNRVNSFDTKKNCVEISTINLEKSPSATRKPITRRLTTTGNSTKQHSSTTLTKDRETKELSNTYSVTRASLETRDQAAQTDVPFDPLRVKRAEEVIEALSITVQYLAYELDAFSTPKLKKDCENMKKEWLSSCTEIENLRTRNLGIEGRLESEREDHRRALDQLREDLEARHAQQIAILEAALQEERRRCEVRLRDSLNEVTKEHRAAIMKLRAEQEAELLRKEAEFKRRSAVHDQGAALTAEVESLRSVLEIRSQENAALRSDLDNIRREIEDKEALQQRVDTLEARCEDLKAQLQCKEALERQISHDNEVLHESIHQVSKQNKRLAQRNEELQWRLRQKNEVVTVLANLTPRLSRSLGPEHVEHTLSPDKNGPQSTSMVKFMVEKGDSVSWTLEIDDEFSKPGSDLSQSLSTPPKMSRPETTPTVSRQGSLRLTPRRSSVDMRARSKSISVTDSARAEESSWTPPFNSTPLTRRRPRSDPSSSASSTSSTSSSSSGAAVTTNSVVAAAVAAAAAAAAEDCAAGQRPQEAGGEAMISEETSATSSEDESSTSSDIPPLPIQFTWGKPIK
- the Toc gene encoding toucan isoform X1; this translates as MYTLVDSDSRHVPGPVSAHQVTESQNVGESRIPVSRAARPSFFPKSRVVATPPLVSAHRRSLMLSGCLLVDAEDEPTTPKTKCGPRTVSTTSIEDPAHKTFRISPVWDIDKDDVQQLVHFAEEKSNFFSLLENSQLNMIEDAGDSCLLEASLGNYDNNAVNASPHYLMLNKQNSFEHDESLGILTPDQMTDFTVALECSRTPSCENLTGSAGSRVVLTRASASRPSADIEPTEEASSERTPSPEELPLDPKPTEPVRGTVPISFVTSVTSITSLEAGYQGDGENSRPASRGADPPSVAPPPNLPAPCRQDPMTDSDFFTESDADAYEEIVRGDRKAQVIDGTLFCAPGGRRCPSFTGEEMDSSGIYSDLDKRQDELHAPEQAAEENEGLTPDTIDTEVSQRSQLSPVKAEVIMDYLQTPVNTLDGSVEENESPNIGEVTVIEVTRNGGTMRPKTQSKVDSMPLKKYKMPKRNVVSKIKAMIESGPKDEGEKEARRTQRSSRKGGRWDAVMSKIEAGKNEQRVKGRSVRKEVKSRISQSLGQPSSAGSIQKKIGDTNNNNKDKRRARGRQEMKSPTQETARSSVRSSLSDLSTGPKDASKRSPTSVNPPRRLVANGRGSQQNRVNSFDTKKNCVEISTINLEKSPSATRKPITRRLTTTGNSTKQHSSTTLTKDRETKELSNTYSVTRASLETRDQAAQTDVPFDPLRVKRAEEVIEALSITVQYLAYELDAFSTPKLKKDCENMKKEWLSSCTEIENLRTRNLGIEGRLESEREDHRRALDQLREDLEARHAQQIAILEAALQEERRRCEVRLRDSLNEVTKEHRAAIMKLRAEQEAELLRKEAEFKRRSAVHDQGAALTAEVESLRSVLEIRSQENAALRSDLDNIRREIEDKEALQQRVDTLEARCEDLKAQLQCKEALERQISHDNEVLHESIHQVSKQNKRLAQRNEELQWRLRQKNEVVTVLANLTPRLSRSLGPEHVEHTLSPDKNGPQSTSMVKFMVEKGDSVSWTLEIDDEFSKPGSDLSQSLSTPPKMSRPETTPTVSRQGSLRLTPRRSSVDMRARSKSISVTDSARAEESSWTPPFNSTPLTRRRPRSDPSSSASSTSSTSSSSSGAAVTTNSVVAAAVAAAAAAAAEDCAAGQRPQEAGGEAMISEETSATSSEDESSTSSDIPPLPIQFTWGKPIK
- the Toc gene encoding toucan isoform X4, translating into MLSGCLLVDAEDEPTTPKTKCGPRTVSTTSIEDPAHKTFRISPVWDIDKDDVQQLVHFAEEKSNFFSLLENSQLNMIEDAGDSCLLEASLGNYDNNAVNASPHYLMLNKQNSFEHDESLGILTPDQMTDFTVALECSRTPSCENLTGSAGSRVVLTRASASRPSADIEPTEEASSERTPSPEELPLDPKPTEPVRGTVPISFVTSVTSITSLEAGYQGDGENSRPASRGADPPSVAPPPNLPAPCRQDPMTDSDFFTESDADAYEEIVRGDRKAQVIDGTLFCAPGGRRCPSFTGEEMDSSGIYSDLDKRQDELHAPEQAAEENEGLTPDTIDTEVSQRSQLSPVKAEVIMDYLQTPVNTLDGSVEENESPNIGEVTVIEVTRNGGTMRPKTQSKVDSMPLKKYKMPKRNVVSKIKAMIESGPKDEGEKEARRTQRSSRKGGRWDAVMSKIEAGKNEQRVKGRSVRKEVKSRISQSLGQPSSAGSIQKKIGDTNNNNKDKRRARGRQEMKSPTQETARSSVRSSLSDLSTGPKDASKRSPTSVNPPRRLVANGRGSQQNRVNSFDTKKNCVEISTINLEKSPSATRKPITRRLTTTGNSTKQHSSTTLTKDRETKELSNTYSVTRASLETRDQAAQTDVPFDPLRVKRAEEVIEALSITVQYLAYELDAFSTPKLKKDCENMKKEWLSSCTEIENLRTRNLGIEGRLESEREDHRRALDQLREDLEARHAQQIAILEAALQEERRRCEVRLRDSLNEVTKEHRAAIMKLRAEQEAELLRKEAEFKRRSAVHDQGAALTAEVESLRSVLEIRSQENAALRSDLDNIRREIEDKEALQQRVDTLEARCEDLKAQLQCKEALERQISHDNEVLHESIHQVSKQNKRLAQRNEELQWRLRQKNEVVTVLANLTPRLSRSLGPEHVEHTLSPDKNGPQSTSMVKFMVEKGDSVSWTLEIDDEFSKPGSDLSQSLSTPPKMSRPETTPTVSRQGSLRLTPRRSSVDMRARSKSISVTDSARAEESSWTPPFNSTPLTRRRPRSDPSSSASSTSSTSSSSSGAAVTTNSVVAAAVAAAAAAAAEDCAAGQRPQEAGGEAMISEETSATSSEDESSTSSDIPPLPIQFTWGKPIK